The following coding sequences are from one Plectropomus leopardus isolate mb chromosome 10, YSFRI_Pleo_2.0, whole genome shotgun sequence window:
- the LOC121949082 gene encoding mitochondrial chaperone BCS1, translating to MLILFVCAGIPYRRGYLLYGPPGCGKSSFITALAGELGYSICLMSLSDRSLSDDRLNHLLSVAPQQSIILLEDVDAAFVSRELLPTENPLAYQGMGRLTFSGLLNSLDGVASSEARIVFMTTNFIDRLDAALIRPGRVDLKQYIGHCTHRQLTHMFRRFYPDEPASEGERFAEQVLAAHSEISAAQVQGHFLLHKMDPAGSIDNVAQMK from the exons ATGTTGATACTTTTTGTTTGCGCAGGCATCCCCTACAGAAGAGGTTATCTGCTGTACGGCCCCCCAGGATGTGGGAAAAGCAGCTTTAT CACGGCACTGGCAGGCGAGCTGGGCTACAGCATCTGTCTGATGAGTCTGAGTGACAGAAGCCTTTCAGATGACCGTCTGAACCACCTCCTGAGTGTGGCGCCGCAGCAGAGCATCATTCTTCTGGAGGATGTAGATGCAGCCTTTGTCAGCCGAGAGCTTCTCCCCACAGAGA ACCCTCTTGCCTACCAGGGAATGGGAAGACTGACCTTCAGTGGCCTGCTTAATTCTCTGGATGGAGTGGCTTCATCTGAGGCCAGAATAGTTTTTATGACCACCAACTTTATTGACAG GTTAGACGCAGCACTGATCCGACCCGGCCGTGTTGACCTGAAGCAGTACATTGGGCACTGCACGCATCGGCAGCTTACACACATGTTCCGGCGCTTCTACCCAGACGAGCCTGCCTCTGAAGGGGAGCGCTTTGCAGAGCAAGTGTTGGCTGCTCACTCTGAGATCAGCGCTGCCCAGGTACAAGGACACTTTCTGCTGCACAAAATGGACCCGGCTGGATCTATAGACAATGTCGCCCAAATGAAATGA
- the LOC121949317 gene encoding sterol 26-hydroxylase, mitochondrial encodes MAAWISRGVTRRNGSWLLPCPNAVARVCSSGAGKLSSVQGALSAFQEKPRTEEELPHVSLLVQIYRMVFQGFYNRMHELQIYEKRLYGPIYRDGLKQVCVNTAKLLEEVLRNDEKFPTRGDMSVWKEYRDMRGFGYGPFTEDGEKWYNLRVMLNKRMLHPKDSALYGGVINDVVTDFIKRINFLRQCSSTGDMVTNVANELYYFALEGIASILFESRLGCLEKEIPAGTQDFINSINQMLSNNTIVFMLPKWSRSLLPYWGRYIAGWEGIFSFAKKLIDQKMDVIQKRVDNNQHVEGEYLTYLLSNTKLSTKDVYGSIAELLLAGMDTTSNTLTWTLHLLSQNPQTQDRLYKEVSTMVPADQIPSAEEVTRMPYLKAVIKEALRMYPVVPLNARVIAEKEVTIGGYKFSKKTPFTLCHYAISHDEDTFPEPSTFKPERWLRDGRDRPTPFGSIPFGFGVRGCVGRRIAELEMYLVLFRVIRHFEIKPDPTIKELKSINRTVLVPDRQLNLHFVERGCKNSV; translated from the exons ATGGCTGCATGGATTTCCCGAGGTGTGACTCGAAGGAATGGCAGCTGGCTGCTGCCGTGTCCTAATGCTGTGGCCCGAGTCTGCTCCAGTGGGGCTGGAAAACTGTCCTCTGTCCAGGGGGCCCTCTCTGCCTTCCAAGAAAAGCCTCGGACAGAAGAGGAGCTCCCTCATGTCAGTCTCTTGGTGCAAATATACAGGATGGTGTTTCAGGGTTTCTACAACCGTATGCATGAGCTACAG ATCTATGAGAAACGGCTGTATGGACCCATATACAGAGATGGAttaaaacaagtgtgtgtgaacacTGCAAAGCTCCTGGAGGAAGTACTGAGGAATGATGAAAAGTTCCCCACCCGAGGAGACATGTCTGTGTGGAAAGAGTATCGCGACATGAGAGGATTCGGCTATGGGCCTTTCACAGA GGATGGGGAGAAGTGGTACAACCTGCGGGTGATGCTGAACAAGCGCATGCTGCATCCGAAGGACTCTGCGCTGTATGGTGGGGTCATCAATGATGTGGTTACAGACTTCATCAAGAGGATAAACTTCCTGCGTCAGTGCAGCTCGACAGGAGACATGGTGACCAACGTGGCCAATGAGCTCTATTATTTTGCACTCGAAG GTATTGCCTCCATCCTGTTTGAGAGCAGGCTCGGGTGTTTGGAGAAGGAAATCCCTGCAGGTACACAAGACTTCATCAACTCCATAAACCAGATGCTCAGCAACAACACAATTGTGTTCATGTTGCCCAAGTGGAGCCGCAGTTTGCTGCCCTACTGGGGGCGCTACATCGCAGGCTGGGAGGGCATCTTCAGCTTTG CCAAAAAGTTGATCGACCAGAAGATGGACGTCATTCAGAAGCGAGTGGACAACAACCAGCATGTGGAGGGTGAATACCTAACATACCTGCTCTCAAACACTAAGCTGAGCACTAAAGACGTGTATGGCAGCATTGCTGAACTTCTACTAGCCGGAATGGACACG ACCTCCAATACCCTCACATGGACTTTGCACCTGCTGTCCCAGAACCCTCAAACCCAGGACAGACTCTACAAAGAAGTGTCCACAATGGTGCCTGCAGACCAGATCCCCTCTGCTGAGGAGGTCACTCGGATGCCTTATTTAAAGGCTGTAATCAAGGAAGCACTGAG GATGTACCCTGTGGTTCCTCTGAATGCAAGGGTGATTGCAGAAAAGGAAGTTACCATCGGTGGATATAAATTTTCAAAGAAA ACCCCTTTCACGTTATGTCACTATGCCATCAGTCATGATGAGGACACATTCCCAGAGCCGTCTACATTTAAGCCGGAGAGATGGCTACGTGATGGTCGTGATAGGCCAACCCCCTTTGGATCCATTCCATTTGGCTTTGGAGTGAGAGGCTGCGTAGGTCGGCGGATTGCTGAGCTTGAGATGTATCTGGTTCTGTTTCGG GTAATCAGGCACTTTGAAATCAAACCAGACCCCACAATCAAAGAGCTGAAAAGCATCAACCGCACTGTTCTGGTACCAGACCGACAACTAAACCTACACTTTGTGGAAAGAGGGTGTAAAAACTCAGTTTGA